From the genome of Prevotella herbatica, one region includes:
- a CDS encoding DUF4372 domain-containing protein, with protein sequence MKLERRKYVKHFTCWNKLLVMMFGQLSIQVAIDYSSPFQ encoded by the coding sequence ATGAAATTGGAAAGAAGAAAATATGTTAAGCATTTTACCTGCTGGAACAAGCTGCTTGTAATGATGTTCGGTCAACTGTCCATACAAGTTGCTATCGACTATAGCAGCCCATTCCAATAA
- a CDS encoding DUF3244 domain-containing protein: MKKNILLFAMMLLLCSTCISTFANNPDNDIIALTGSPDNPVRKSPHMPYIIESMDNGVCSLTFMRAFDNAEIRIYQNGILIDHNSGSFAEGETYTLDLPGYGEGEYTIGVYYSGNKIFSSSEEIK, from the coding sequence ATGAAAAAGAACATCTTATTATTTGCTATGATGCTGTTGCTTTGCTCAACATGTATTAGTACATTCGCTAATAATCCTGATAATGATATAATAGCATTAACAGGAAGTCCTGATAATCCTGTACGTAAATCTCCGCATATGCCTTATATTATTGAAAGCATGGACAATGGGGTATGTTCGTTGACTTTTATGAGAGCATTTGATAATGCAGAAATAAGAATATATCAAAATGGTATTCTTATAGATCATAATTCTGGCTCTTTTGCAGAAGGTGAAACCTATACTTTAGATCTTCCAGGATATGGGGAAGGGGAGTATACTATTGGGGTATACTATAGTGGTAATAAAATATTTAGTTCATCAGAGGAGATAAAATGA